A genome region from Maridesulfovibrio salexigens DSM 2638 includes the following:
- a CDS encoding TrbI/VirB10 family protein, translating to MSDSPNSLVQQSMSGKRNNRIIIICVVMAMMIVSVMAYSLYNSSKKNKAAKEEKAAVTESDIRQTLTEPETFGLSLPPKEEKKEEKKLPAQDKISVTVVRPIEPTEAEKQHIKELQELRTFKLERMKAALAAPLKIQASMPEKKNVKVIQTDIGDVRSRHPITLPNMSNTAPTEGNDQKDKEAFLNSRAAKDGSWQLPYERVPGKQFELKTGSVIAGIMITGINSDLPGQIIGQVSQNIYDTATGQYMLIPQGARMIGVYDSRVAAGQTRVLVAWNRIIFPDGSSITLGIMPGTDVGGYAGYSGDVDNHYLRIFGSSAIMSLISGGMAFAMDSFNKGSSSSDNPSLQDELGSALSSQLGQSTLSLLQNNMAIKPAISTAPGKRFNMVVTKDIVFARPYKPYRI from the coding sequence ATGTCAGATTCTCCTAACAGCCTTGTACAGCAATCTATGAGCGGCAAACGCAACAACAGGATAATCATTATCTGCGTTGTTATGGCAATGATGATTGTTTCCGTCATGGCATACTCGCTTTACAACTCCAGCAAGAAAAATAAAGCGGCAAAAGAAGAAAAAGCCGCTGTGACCGAATCGGACATCAGGCAAACCTTGACCGAACCTGAGACATTCGGTCTTTCACTCCCTCCTAAAGAGGAGAAGAAAGAAGAAAAAAAGCTACCGGCTCAAGATAAAATCTCAGTTACGGTTGTTCGCCCGATCGAACCAACCGAAGCTGAAAAGCAACACATAAAAGAACTTCAGGAACTGCGGACATTCAAACTTGAGCGAATGAAAGCGGCCCTAGCTGCTCCGCTCAAAATCCAGGCTTCCATGCCGGAAAAGAAAAACGTCAAAGTCATACAAACTGACATTGGCGATGTTCGCTCACGCCACCCCATAACCTTACCGAACATGTCCAATACTGCTCCAACTGAAGGTAATGACCAAAAGGACAAAGAAGCCTTCCTCAATAGTCGCGCAGCAAAAGACGGTTCTTGGCAACTCCCTTATGAGCGGGTTCCCGGTAAACAGTTCGAGTTAAAAACCGGATCAGTCATTGCCGGGATAATGATCACCGGCATCAACTCGGATCTCCCCGGCCAGATAATCGGGCAGGTCAGCCAGAATATCTACGACACCGCCACCGGGCAATACATGCTCATACCGCAAGGTGCGCGCATGATCGGGGTTTATGACTCCAGAGTCGCTGCCGGCCAGACTCGTGTTCTTGTTGCCTGGAACAGAATTATCTTTCCAGACGGTTCATCCATCACCCTCGGTATCATGCCCGGAACCGATGTAGGCGGCTATGCCGGTTATTCCGGGGATGTAGATAACCACTATCTGCGCATTTTCGGTTCTTCAGCCATCATGAGCCTGATTAGTGGCGGCATGGCCTTCGCCATGGACTCCTTCAATAAAGGCTCATCTTCCAGCGATAATCCCAGCCTTCAGGATGAACTCGGCTCGGCACTCTCCAGCCAGCTAGGCCAGTCCACCCTTTCGCTTTTGCAGAACAACATGGCCATTAAGCCGGCTATCAGCACCGCGCCGGGTAAACGTTTCAATATGGTCGTGACCAAGGACATCGTTTTCGCTCGTCCCTACAAGCCATACAGGATCTAA
- a CDS encoding tail fiber protein, giving the protein MKIEEKRPMSFRTLIMAVSACIALLVAVLIALNYAPNAFAGDATSFNPTSVAVQARAASDYPIGAVAAYRGDTPPVGWLECNGQSTTGYPELAAVVGANVPDLRGEFIRGLDSGRGVDAGRALGSAQADAMERHSHQTTITVSGRTSVTASPYHSAGAARSLVTTPNFGSPFGGASFSASGTGTSTSVGSGAETRPRNVALMYIIKAQ; this is encoded by the coding sequence ATGAAGATAGAAGAAAAAAGACCAATGTCATTCAGAACTCTTATCATGGCAGTTTCCGCCTGCATCGCTCTGCTGGTGGCGGTACTGATTGCCCTCAACTATGCACCCAACGCTTTTGCAGGAGATGCTACCAGCTTCAATCCTACTTCTGTTGCTGTTCAAGCACGTGCCGCCAGCGACTACCCGATTGGAGCAGTCGCCGCATATAGAGGAGACACTCCCCCTGTCGGCTGGCTTGAATGCAACGGCCAATCAACAACCGGATACCCTGAACTTGCTGCCGTAGTAGGCGCAAATGTTCCTGACTTACGCGGAGAATTCATCCGAGGGCTGGACAGTGGGCGCGGTGTAGATGCAGGCCGGGCACTTGGAAGCGCACAAGCTGACGCAATGGAAAGGCATTCGCATCAGACGACAATAACTGTTTCGGGCAGAACTTCCGTTACAGCATCTCCGTACCATAGTGCAGGTGCTGCCAGATCACTGGTGACAACTCCCAACTTTGGAAGTCCCTTTGGCGGAGCTTCTTTTTCCGCATCGGGAACTGGCACCTCCACATCTGTAGGAAGCGGCGCAGAAACCCGCCCTCGCAACGTAGCCCTCATGTACATCATCAAGGCGCAATAG
- the pilV gene encoding shufflon system plasmid conjugative transfer pilus tip adhesin PilV, whose protein sequence is MKINPKNKQSGMGMVDAIAALLILALMSPMLADMMDRGFQYVNEKNVSSHLATVLDAASDYAKEHYADLISSSATTVTMAQLRSGNFLPSGFQDRNGWGQRYGIYVLEPNADDLQVVVLTYDGRTAANDKRFGSASAPSAAAMVGGAGGYIPTGDLPGQSSTELRGSYGGWTINLAGTNIPVPSPGHIGGRAFLREGDLSQDFLYRVEVPGHPELNEMSTELDMTDHAIENVKEIQFEEHTIADIDATGFCGDPDKEGRVFFDPAVGLYICREGEPQILADTGNSQLFKDATYATDGELIPKPTCPPGVTSVPQIFVAPAVFAEGAESQAFVAVQSWATDEGDNWRVHLRIKDVTDTWVSPPAGYGRVMVLTTCN, encoded by the coding sequence ATGAAGATTAACCCTAAAAATAAGCAATCCGGAATGGGCATGGTGGATGCGATCGCTGCTTTGCTCATCCTTGCCCTGATGTCCCCCATGCTTGCGGACATGATGGACCGGGGCTTCCAGTATGTGAATGAAAAGAATGTCAGCAGCCATCTCGCAACAGTGCTTGATGCGGCTTCCGATTACGCCAAAGAGCATTATGCGGATTTGATCAGCTCATCTGCCACCACTGTAACCATGGCCCAGCTCCGTTCCGGAAATTTCCTGCCTTCAGGCTTCCAAGACCGTAACGGCTGGGGCCAACGATACGGAATCTATGTGCTCGAACCGAATGCGGACGACCTGCAAGTCGTCGTCCTGACTTACGACGGACGCACGGCCGCAAATGACAAACGATTCGGCTCTGCTTCTGCTCCTTCAGCAGCGGCCATGGTCGGCGGTGCCGGGGGCTACATCCCCACCGGCGATCTTCCCGGCCAAAGTTCAACCGAGCTGCGCGGTTCTTACGGCGGCTGGACCATCAATCTTGCCGGGACAAATATCCCGGTTCCCAGTCCCGGCCATATCGGCGGACGCGCTTTCCTGCGTGAAGGCGATCTCAGCCAAGACTTTCTCTACCGCGTGGAAGTTCCCGGTCATCCGGAACTAAATGAAATGTCCACGGAACTGGATATGACCGACCACGCCATTGAGAATGTGAAGGAAATTCAATTCGAAGAGCACACCATCGCTGACATCGATGCAACCGGCTTTTGCGGAGATCCGGACAAGGAAGGCCGTGTCTTCTTTGATCCCGCAGTCGGCCTTTACATCTGCCGTGAAGGTGAACCGCAAATCCTCGCCGACACCGGCAATTCCCAGCTTTTCAAAGATGCGACTTACGCCACAGACGGTGAGCTTATCCCCAAACCGACCTGTCCTCCGGGCGTGACATCAGTTCCACAGATTTTCGTAGCTCCGGCAGTCTTTGCCGAGGGTGCAGAGTCGCAGGCCTTCGTAGCTGTCCAGTCATGGGCAACGGATGAAGGAGACAATTGGCGCGTTCATCTGCGCATCAAAGACGTAACAGACACTTGGGTATCCCCTCCTGCCGGATACGGCAGAGTAATGGTGCTGACCACCTGTAACTAA
- the pilM gene encoding type IV pilus biogenesis protein PilM — MKTLAALFTLLGVLAMVTPETLLPTHSNESQARAVAVNFGVYRNAVNEYVLANPSAAGGIPISISLLDLPSGWKSMRAWTNRPDGGNLYVWGPVKEGEAAEIMKLFMNSYAVGIKRNGSLVNTHGTGIALPAFIPNGNIVSVITP, encoded by the coding sequence ATGAAGACCCTCGCAGCACTCTTCACCCTGCTTGGCGTGCTGGCAATGGTCACGCCGGAAACGCTTCTGCCAACTCATTCAAATGAGTCACAAGCGCGTGCAGTAGCCGTTAATTTCGGCGTCTACCGCAACGCAGTGAATGAATACGTCCTTGCCAATCCGAGTGCTGCCGGAGGAATCCCCATTTCCATATCACTCCTTGACCTGCCGTCCGGTTGGAAATCCATGCGTGCATGGACCAACCGACCGGACGGCGGGAATTTATACGTCTGGGGGCCAGTCAAAGAAGGCGAAGCAGCGGAAATTATGAAGCTGTTCATGAATTCCTATGCAGTAGGAATCAAGCGCAATGGATCACTGGTTAACACCCATGGAACCGGCATAGCTCTGCCCGCTTTCATACCTAACGGCAACATCGTCAGCGTGATCACCCCATAG
- a CDS encoding ATPase, T2SS/T4P/T4SS family, giving the protein MKLKSASFTDLILHESGEAFMKGCDSCGQKLVPCEDGIKKEIKLLHEKVLKVHEESERHTFRVIHEDIGYRVALYEGVDWGSGKVFFLRRIQEQVENFNKIGMPEPIAKWLLAEEQSKGLVLFTGAQASGKTFSASSLVATRLATLGGHGVSFENPAEMPLDGKHGEFCFCFQAEIEREEDLAEGIERSHRFASPNIIYIGEIRSKHAASEALRVCLGSDKQIVIATMHGFDLVTALDRLVTMAREIDGEIASQNLAQGLLAVVHQQLEQDDDGKKVLKVPQFLLAPFTDKYAGLRAKIKNNEMAGLQEEMREQENTIQFMGIGSI; this is encoded by the coding sequence ATGAAACTCAAAAGTGCATCATTCACAGATTTAATTCTTCATGAAAGCGGGGAGGCTTTCATGAAAGGCTGCGATTCCTGCGGCCAGAAACTTGTTCCCTGCGAGGATGGGATCAAGAAGGAAATAAAACTCCTTCATGAAAAAGTCCTCAAAGTCCATGAAGAGAGTGAAAGACACACTTTCCGGGTCATTCATGAAGATATCGGCTACCGGGTCGCCCTTTACGAAGGCGTGGACTGGGGAAGTGGCAAGGTTTTCTTCCTGCGCCGAATTCAGGAACAGGTTGAAAACTTCAACAAGATCGGCATGCCGGAACCAATTGCAAAATGGCTTCTTGCTGAAGAACAAAGCAAAGGCCTAGTGCTTTTCACCGGCGCGCAGGCCTCCGGCAAAACCTTCAGCGCATCCTCTCTGGTGGCAACCCGCCTTGCAACATTAGGCGGCCATGGAGTCAGCTTTGAAAACCCTGCTGAAATGCCCCTTGATGGCAAGCACGGCGAGTTCTGTTTCTGCTTTCAGGCTGAGATCGAACGCGAAGAAGATCTGGCTGAAGGCATTGAACGGTCGCACCGTTTCGCCTCACCTAACATCATCTACATAGGCGAAATCCGCAGCAAGCATGCAGCAAGCGAAGCCCTACGGGTCTGCCTTGGTTCAGACAAACAAATTGTCATCGCAACCATGCATGGTTTCGATCTCGTAACCGCCCTTGATCGGCTAGTGACCATGGCCCGTGAAATCGACGGCGAAATCGCCAGCCAGAACCTTGCCCAAGGACTGCTTGCAGTAGTGCATCAGCAGCTTGAACAGGACGATGACGGCAAGAAAGTTCTCAAGGTTCCCCAATTCCTGCTTGCCCCGTTCACTGACAAATATGCAGGCCTGCGCGCCAAGATCAAAAACAATGAAATGGCCGGCCTGCAGGAAGAAATGCGTGAACAGGAAAATACAATTCAGTTCATGGGGATTGGTTCCATATGA
- a CDS encoding type 4 pilus major pilin, with protein MTLLETVGALLLAALVLGGSAFMIKKAIESNKVTSAQQNLSTFRLDVKDLYKGEPDFTGLTTAIAVTNKVVPDGMLKSGGTVRNVWNGDVTVAAGTDPTTFTITHNNVPEYACVKMATFQAESWESITVNGVEITQGSGMVAAISEQLADANTIVFTSN; from the coding sequence ATGACTTTACTTGAAACAGTCGGAGCATTGCTCCTCGCAGCTCTCGTCCTCGGTGGTTCCGCCTTCATGATCAAAAAAGCAATTGAAAGTAACAAGGTAACCAGTGCCCAGCAGAACCTTTCCACTTTCCGCCTCGATGTAAAAGACCTCTACAAAGGCGAACCAGACTTCACAGGCCTGACCACAGCCATTGCTGTAACCAACAAAGTCGTTCCTGATGGCATGCTCAAGAGCGGTGGTACCGTGCGCAACGTATGGAACGGAGACGTTACCGTTGCCGCCGGAACCGACCCGACCACCTTCACCATCACCCACAATAATGTTCCGGAATACGCCTGCGTAAAGATGGCAACATTTCAAGCTGAGTCTTGGGAATCAATCACCGTTAACGGGGTTGAAATCACACAAGGCAGTGGAATGGTTGCCGCTATTTCCGAACAACTCGCCGACGCCAACACCATAGTCTTCACTTCCAACTAG
- a CDS encoding type II secretion system F family protein: MQRPDLNPILAKLFFGESVRIRFYRKLAALTRHGVSAVDSVSELQERYAKQRSPLAHVLTEVSARLESGSKLYEAMHGFIPAEEVMLINSGVNSGKLYEAIDLAVRLIQARMKIISSMRKALAYPILLICALISLLLVLSRYAMPQFAQLSNPEHWATGAKALYRISNFIDSTAGTVALVGIIVAFLLSLATIKIWTGKIRVRFDSLPPWSFYRLIIGSLWLFTLSTLMKSGIQLSQAINEMLSTPGTSPWLKERLQSVKAQLNLGKGLGQALDDSGYQFPTTEIIEDLRIYSWLPNFDSQLHLIAEEMLTEGTEKIKAQAKFINVFCIISIVAVVSNIILAISSIQQQLGQSMAY, translated from the coding sequence ATGCAACGGCCTGATCTAAATCCCATCCTTGCCAAGCTCTTCTTCGGCGAGTCGGTGCGCATCCGCTTTTACAGAAAGCTGGCAGCCCTGACCCGTCACGGGGTTAGCGCGGTAGACAGTGTTTCCGAGCTGCAAGAAAGGTACGCCAAACAGCGCAGCCCTCTGGCCCATGTTCTGACTGAAGTCTCAGCCCGTCTTGAATCCGGAAGCAAGCTTTACGAAGCCATGCACGGATTCATTCCCGCCGAGGAAGTCATGCTTATCAACAGCGGCGTCAACTCCGGAAAGCTCTATGAGGCCATTGATCTTGCCGTGCGCTTAATTCAGGCCCGCATGAAGATCATCAGCTCCATGCGCAAGGCTCTGGCCTATCCAATTTTACTGATCTGCGCACTGATATCCCTGCTGCTGGTACTCTCCAGATACGCCATGCCCCAATTCGCCCAGCTTTCTAATCCGGAACACTGGGCAACCGGGGCAAAAGCACTCTACCGGATATCTAACTTTATTGATTCAACTGCGGGAACAGTCGCCCTTGTTGGAATCATAGTGGCTTTCCTGCTCTCGCTGGCGACCATCAAAATATGGACCGGTAAAATCCGCGTGCGTTTCGACTCACTTCCGCCATGGTCCTTCTATCGGCTGATCATCGGCAGCCTCTGGCTCTTCACCCTTTCAACTTTGATGAAATCGGGAATCCAGCTTTCACAGGCTATCAATGAAATGCTGTCCACTCCGGGAACAAGCCCATGGCTCAAAGAACGACTCCAGTCCGTAAAGGCCCAGCTCAATCTAGGTAAGGGACTTGGGCAGGCACTGGACGATTCCGGTTACCAGTTCCCCACCACAGAAATCATCGAGGACCTGCGCATCTACTCATGGCTTCCCAACTTCGACAGCCAGCTTCACCTCATCGCCGAGGAAATGCTGACTGAAGGAACCGAGAAGATCAAAGCACAGGCCAAATTCATCAATGTTTTCTGCATCATCAGCATTGTTGCGGTGGTGTCCAATATCATTCTGGCAATTTCCTCAATCCAGCAACAGCTCGGCCAATCCATGGCCTACTAA
- a CDS encoding GspE/PulE family protein codes for MTETEIPASLQERVLFLDGKIIISSEVEDDATLMSFLSYAARKGFRETERLKPEEFQKLRKKHFVRAETKSDIQDLAIEIIADAFNEGASDIHIGDYGPFASIQLRKLGMLQNHRELMGETGRKVITAMYQTMSNSADTTFIAKERQDGRIVSSDYLPAEVHSIRLHTEPLECSMAENGIGTFMALRLLYDRTTATGSLEQRLATLGYSDRHIRRFQFLTQRSGLSLLSGPTGHGKSTALKHIMESMAEDHPEKNFLAIEDPPEYPLERVKQVRVSTNDQDENRGAAYRNAIAGAMRSDPDVIMIGEIRYPEAASAALDAAQTGHGVWTTVHANSAFGIIQRMVSLLRAAHYPDPLEYLCDHTVLSGLHHQRLVPVLCPKCKQPILEITKLDQDNELRRKNLPQPVLNRLMRAVDKMGDKNVHIRGEGCEECSGMGIIGQTVASEIVTTDHVILRNIRAGNMEAAYKHWRHEQNGQTFVSHAIDLIEQGIIDPHLTELRLGVPLNYAKAFDDFNLSASDLDELAGSKKVEKPNATA; via the coding sequence ATGACTGAAACTGAAATCCCCGCAAGCCTTCAGGAACGGGTTCTGTTTCTGGACGGCAAAATTATCATCTCATCAGAAGTGGAAGATGATGCAACCCTGATGTCTTTCCTGAGCTACGCCGCACGCAAAGGTTTCAGGGAAACTGAAAGGCTCAAGCCTGAAGAATTCCAGAAGCTGCGCAAGAAGCATTTTGTCCGCGCTGAAACCAAAAGCGATATTCAGGATCTCGCCATCGAGATAATTGCGGATGCCTTCAATGAAGGCGCGTCTGACATTCACATCGGTGATTACGGTCCTTTTGCATCCATCCAACTCCGCAAGCTGGGTATGCTGCAAAACCACCGGGAACTCATGGGCGAAACCGGCCGCAAGGTCATCACGGCCATGTATCAGACAATGTCCAACAGCGCGGATACAACCTTCATTGCCAAGGAAAGGCAGGACGGCAGGATAGTCAGCAGCGACTATCTTCCGGCTGAAGTTCATTCCATCCGCCTGCATACCGAGCCGCTTGAATGCTCCATGGCTGAAAACGGTATCGGGACATTCATGGCCCTGCGCCTGCTCTACGACCGCACTACTGCAACAGGCAGCCTTGAACAAAGGCTTGCTACTCTCGGCTATTCGGATCGTCACATCCGCCGCTTCCAGTTCCTGACTCAACGTTCAGGATTGAGCCTGCTTTCCGGCCCGACCGGCCACGGTAAATCAACGGCCCTGAAACACATCATGGAAAGCATGGCCGAGGATCATCCAGAGAAAAACTTTCTCGCCATTGAAGATCCGCCGGAATACCCGCTGGAACGGGTCAAGCAAGTTCGCGTCAGCACCAATGACCAAGACGAGAACCGAGGCGCGGCCTACCGTAACGCCATTGCCGGTGCTATGCGCTCTGACCCCGATGTAATCATGATCGGTGAAATCCGTTATCCGGAAGCAGCTTCCGCCGCCCTTGATGCGGCTCAGACCGGACACGGGGTATGGACAACCGTCCATGCAAACTCAGCCTTCGGAATCATTCAACGAATGGTTTCCCTGCTGCGTGCGGCTCATTACCCCGACCCGCTTGAATATCTTTGCGACCACACGGTTCTTTCCGGCTTGCACCACCAGCGGCTTGTTCCGGTGCTCTGCCCGAAATGCAAGCAACCGATTTTGGAAATCACAAAGCTGGATCAGGACAACGAGCTGCGCCGCAAGAACCTTCCTCAGCCGGTGCTGAATCGCTTAATGCGCGCGGTGGATAAAATGGGTGACAAGAACGTCCATATCCGCGGTGAAGGATGTGAAGAGTGTTCCGGCATGGGCATTATCGGCCAGACCGTAGCCTCTGAAATCGTCACCACTGACCATGTGATCCTGCGCAACATCCGCGCCGGAAACATGGAAGCCGCTTACAAGCATTGGCGGCATGAACAGAACGGACAGACCTTTGTCAGCCACGCCATTGATCTCATCGAGCAAGGAATAATTGATCCTCACCTCACAGAACTTCGTCTTGGAGTTCCGCTGAACTACGCCAAGGCTTTTGACGACTTCAACCTCTCGGCTTCGGACTTAGACGAGCTGGCCGGATCAAAAAAAGTGGAGAAGCCCAATGCAACGGCCTGA
- the pilP gene encoding type IV pilus biogenesis protein PilP, translating into MRVTSLLFLLLLLAVPVFAEDLADLNPEGELLIDVVTGNGTSSANATEAMTQGNATNATNPNVANATAITAFMTDSNSTKEAQKQEVVPAENATAKQEQTTEPEATEQFAQPTPAFARPAVSLGDANYLRSLIAYKKLQVALAKENKKLLELTVPVPTPTEPSNSKSTAKKKRRPTWPKVVSIQGVDGRLSATLSSSAGIETVRVGNNAGPGKVVSITPNKVLVRSGGKNIALKFKE; encoded by the coding sequence ATGCGAGTTACTAGCCTGCTTTTTCTGCTCTTACTTCTTGCCGTTCCGGTATTTGCTGAAGACTTGGCCGACCTGAATCCGGAGGGAGAACTCCTGATCGACGTGGTTACAGGAAATGGTACCAGCTCAGCCAATGCGACAGAAGCCATGACACAGGGCAACGCCACAAACGCGACTAATCCCAACGTAGCTAATGCCACGGCCATAACTGCGTTCATGACCGACTCAAACAGCACGAAAGAAGCTCAAAAACAAGAAGTTGTGCCTGCTGAAAACGCGACCGCTAAACAGGAGCAGACAACTGAACCGGAAGCAACAGAACAGTTTGCGCAGCCCACTCCCGCCTTTGCAAGACCTGCGGTGAGCCTTGGCGATGCGAACTACCTGCGTAGTCTGATTGCTTACAAAAAGCTTCAGGTGGCTCTCGCCAAAGAAAACAAGAAACTGCTTGAGCTGACCGTTCCGGTTCCCACTCCAACCGAGCCTTCAAATTCAAAGTCCACAGCCAAGAAGAAACGCCGCCCCACATGGCCCAAGGTCGTTTCCATTCAAGGCGTGGACGGCAGGCTTTCCGCTACCCTTTCAAGTTCCGCAGGTATCGAGACTGTGCGGGTCGGCAACAACGCCGGTCCCGGCAAGGTCGTATCCATAACACCCAACAAAGTTCTGGTCCGCTCTGGCGGCAAGAACATTGCCTTGAAATTCAAGGAGTAA
- the pilO2 gene encoding type 4b pilus protein PilO2, translating to MRSIKIKKKEYAIGFWWQILEGKGRKQLFEKARSVAEDFKDRKYNCLVPRKQQYGLGSCEGDKIKRLPSLACALVERSTDTWIGMFCLADDLWWICAVSKKTIVAEGDQFFSSRAEAQAHLASLKSMSSWNKDNEYICETMDESLSHFDGLLKPSERVQALNPEHSNLKLIIGVAVILTACAGWYMWDGYQQDLREAEQRRIAREARQKELQKQETVQKDPEQLFAMAWKETPLPSAFAHEFLRAVRNTEPYTLGWELSSIVRDADGIYMAWLHQEGADFTNRPTVNEINSTLSAKPELADLTINYPETEKRPEQHLIQKGVATARLYELTRNLGAKLNLTWQAPETKKLDNKILKKAVAVTAPWVKGEWKLSALPVGVTIEDALFTAMDSIPCLVLSKIDFTNNQCTLEGQIYASY from the coding sequence ATGCGTAGTATCAAGATTAAAAAGAAAGAATACGCCATTGGATTCTGGTGGCAGATCCTTGAAGGCAAGGGAAGGAAGCAGCTTTTTGAAAAAGCCCGCTCAGTTGCCGAGGATTTCAAGGACCGCAAATACAATTGCCTTGTTCCCCGCAAACAGCAGTATGGCCTTGGTTCCTGCGAAGGAGACAAGATTAAACGGTTACCCTCTCTGGCCTGCGCTCTGGTGGAAAGATCCACTGACACTTGGATCGGCATGTTCTGCCTTGCGGACGATCTCTGGTGGATCTGCGCGGTCAGCAAAAAAACAATTGTTGCTGAAGGAGATCAATTCTTCAGCTCCCGCGCGGAAGCACAAGCTCACCTCGCCAGTCTGAAATCCATGTCCAGCTGGAACAAGGACAATGAATACATCTGTGAAACAATGGATGAATCCCTGTCTCATTTTGACGGGCTGCTCAAACCGTCTGAACGGGTTCAGGCTTTAAATCCTGAGCACTCCAACCTGAAGCTCATCATTGGAGTGGCCGTCATTCTTACAGCCTGCGCAGGCTGGTACATGTGGGATGGGTATCAGCAGGATCTGCGTGAAGCGGAGCAACGCAGGATTGCCCGTGAAGCACGCCAGAAAGAACTCCAGAAACAGGAAACAGTCCAAAAAGATCCGGAACAGCTCTTTGCTATGGCTTGGAAAGAAACGCCCCTGCCGTCAGCATTTGCTCATGAATTCCTGCGCGCCGTGCGTAACACAGAGCCGTACACCCTTGGATGGGAACTGAGTTCCATCGTGCGTGATGCGGATGGAATCTACATGGCTTGGCTGCATCAGGAAGGAGCGGATTTCACCAACCGCCCGACAGTTAATGAAATTAACTCCACCCTCAGCGCAAAGCCTGAGCTGGCGGACCTGACCATCAATTACCCCGAAACAGAGAAACGCCCAGAGCAACACCTTATCCAAAAGGGCGTAGCCACTGCCCGACTCTACGAATTGACCCGCAATCTCGGAGCCAAACTGAACCTCACTTGGCAGGCTCCGGAAACTAAGAAGCTGGATAACAAGATCCTCAAAAAAGCCGTTGCCGTCACAGCTCCATGGGTCAAGGGAGAGTGGAAACTTTCCGCTCTCCCAGTCGGGGTAACGATTGAGGACGCGCTCTTCACTGCAATGGATTCCATCCCTTGTCTGGTCCTTTCAAAGATCGACTTCACCAACAACCAATGCACCTTGGAGGGCCAGATTTATGCGAGTTACTAG